A DNA window from Bacteroidales bacterium contains the following coding sequences:
- the miaA gene encoding tRNA (adenosine(37)-N6)-dimethylallyltransferase MiaA, whose protein sequence is MKKTLVVLAGPTAVGKTSCGIGLARHFGTEIISADSRQIYRETTIGTAVPSPEEQALVKHHFVQMVSVKERYNASIYENQVLARLEILFQKHDLVLMVGGSGLYIDAVCEGIDELPQADLLLRKELRERLEQEGLEALTGQLQTLDPASYEKLDLKNPMRVLKALEVSIQTGLPYSSFLSATRKDRPFRILRVALDMDREKLYMRINRRVDLMMKAGLLEEARHLHHLKGYSAMKTVGYRELFRVLEGELSLNEGVDLIKRNTRKFARKQLTWLRKENRYQWFHPGPGNAIIAWIESELATCKNSG, encoded by the coding sequence ATGAAGAAAACACTGGTGGTACTGGCCGGTCCGACGGCAGTGGGGAAAACTTCCTGTGGAATCGGGCTTGCCCGCCATTTCGGAACCGAGATCATATCGGCAGATTCCAGGCAGATCTACCGGGAAACCACCATTGGTACAGCCGTACCCTCACCGGAAGAGCAGGCACTGGTTAAACACCACTTTGTCCAGATGGTTTCCGTGAAGGAACGTTATAATGCCAGCATTTATGAAAACCAGGTACTGGCCAGACTTGAAATTCTTTTTCAGAAGCACGATCTGGTTTTGATGGTCGGTGGATCCGGGCTCTATATTGATGCTGTCTGCGAGGGGATCGACGAACTGCCACAAGCGGATCTCCTTCTTCGGAAAGAACTCCGGGAGAGATTGGAACAAGAGGGCCTGGAAGCGCTTACGGGGCAATTGCAGACTCTTGATCCGGCCTCTTATGAAAAGCTGGACCTGAAAAATCCCATGCGGGTACTCAAGGCTCTGGAGGTTTCCATTCAGACCGGACTTCCTTATTCCTCTTTTCTTTCGGCCACCCGGAAAGACCGTCCATTCCGGATTCTCCGGGTCGCACTGGATATGGACAGGGAGAAGCTTTATATGCGGATCAACCGGCGGGTGGATCTGATGATGAAGGCCGGCCTGCTGGAGGAGGCAAGACACTTGCATCACCTGAAGGGATACAGTGCTATGAAAACAGTGGGGTACCGGGAACTGTTCAGGGTTCTGGAAGGAGAGCTGTCCCTGAACGAAGGAGTGGATCTTATCAAACGGAATACCAGAAAGTTTGCCAGGAAACAACTTACCTGGCTCCGGAAAGAAAACCGCTACCAGTGGTTCCATCCAGGTCCCGGTAACGCGATCATCGCCTGGATAGAAAGTGAGTTGGCTACTTGTAAAAACTCTGGCTGA